The genomic segment TTTGTCTTTGGCCCAAGACTGACCACGTCGTGAAATTTTAGCAAGATTATATATTAACTCATCTTTATCAGCCTTAAGAATTTTATCTGCCGTTTGAAAATGCTCAATGATATACATAGAAGACAAGGAAGTGATATCAGAGAAAATACCTTCATATCCTGGTAGCATTTGTTCTAAGATGCTTAACATATTATTTTTGAACTTAGTAATTTCATCTGACAGGTTATAATATTGCCTACATAAGAACTTTAAGTCTTCGTGGTCATTGAAAGTGTTGGAAGGTTTTATTTCACCCAAGCGATAAAGAATGGCAATACGTTCGGCATCCAGCTTATCATTTTTCACTTTTCGCACAGAGAGATTTTTGATAGAATGGGTTTGTATGGGATTGACCATATGAACAATAAAATTTTCCTGTGAAAAGAAGTGGAAAGGAATTTTGGAGTAATGCCCAGTAGATTCCATTATCAATACAACCCGGCAGTCGTATTGGTGTTCCACTTCTTTTAATTTTTTAGCAGCATTGATTAAGCTGTCTAGTTGGTGAAGCACTTTAAAAGCCTTTCCTAATTTCTTACCTGAAGGATCAACCATAACGAAATAACTGAAATTTTTAGCAACATCAATGCCTACTACTATTTCTTTATTCAAAGTGTAACAGCTCCCTTATAAAGATATATTGATGTGGAACCCAAAAAGGCTCTAAGGATACAGCCTTGCATGTGAAATGAGAATCCTAAAAAGTCTCAACCAGCCTAAACATATACACTTAAAGCAATGGGTTACTGTCTCGGTT from the Desulfuribacillus alkaliarsenatis genome contains:
- a CDS encoding IS110 family transposase — its product is MNKEIVVGIDVAKNFSYFVMVDPSGKKLGKAFKVLHQLDSLINAAKKLKEVEHQYDCRVVLIMESTGHYSKIPFHFFSQENFIVHMVNPIQTHSIKNLSVRKVKNDKLDAERIAILYRLGEIKPSNTFNDHEDLKFLCRQYYNLSDEITKFKNNMLSILEQMLPGYEGIFSDITSLSSMYIIEHFQTADKILKADKDELIYNLAKISRRGQSWAKDKYAQLINVAIASQKLSCTPITAEIVLKTNIAIIRELLKQQSIIRTEITLLSEQKEDISLLCSIPALGPFSAAVILSEIRDPKAFSNPRKLIAFCGIDPSVNESGKFKGTKMKISKRGSRFLRRTLYMAALACIKKKPNGQYPNATLAQYYHEKIMTKPKKSALIAVMHKLLKYIFAVLRDCKPFVEYSSEQHIINYKNSILLKAS